From one Paractinoplanes brasiliensis genomic stretch:
- a CDS encoding SAM-dependent methyltransferase, whose protein sequence is MTDHEAPADLQPDVPHAARIWNYWMGGKDNFAADRAAGDAVAQVYPEIVVMARQSRKFLIRVVRALTAELGVRQFLDIGTGLPTMQNTHEVAQGIAPESKIVYVDNDPMVLAYARALLVGTTAEGDTTYVHADYHDPEKILAEAEQSLNFDEPVAVMFMGVMGYEPDLSVIRSIVGTVMERVPSGSYLVFWDGTDTSEAVVQGAERLAQSGGVPYILRSPAELATVFEGLELIEPGLTQISEWRPDGDGIEPIEAYGAVGRKP, encoded by the coding sequence ATGACGGACCACGAGGCCCCCGCCGACCTGCAGCCCGACGTGCCCCACGCGGCGCGCATCTGGAACTACTGGATGGGCGGGAAGGACAACTTCGCCGCCGACCGCGCCGCCGGCGACGCCGTGGCCCAGGTCTACCCCGAGATCGTGGTGATGGCGCGCCAGTCGCGCAAGTTCCTGATCCGGGTCGTCCGCGCCCTCACCGCCGAGCTGGGCGTGCGCCAGTTCCTCGACATCGGCACCGGCCTGCCGACGATGCAGAACACGCACGAGGTGGCTCAGGGCATCGCCCCCGAGTCCAAAATCGTCTACGTCGACAACGACCCGATGGTGCTCGCGTACGCACGGGCCCTGCTGGTCGGCACGACGGCCGAGGGCGACACGACGTACGTCCACGCCGACTACCACGACCCCGAAAAGATCCTGGCCGAGGCGGAGCAGTCGCTCAACTTCGACGAGCCGGTCGCCGTCATGTTCATGGGCGTCATGGGTTACGAGCCCGACCTGTCGGTGATCCGCTCAATCGTCGGCACTGTCATGGAGCGCGTTCCTTCGGGCAGCTACCTGGTCTTCTGGGACGGCACAGACACCTCCGAGGCGGTCGTGCAGGGCGCGGAAAGGCTGGCCCAGAGCGGCGGGGTGCCCTACATTCTGCGCAGCCCCGCCGAGCTGGCCACCGTCTTCGAAGGCCTCGAGCTGATCGAGCCCGGCCTCACCCAGATCAGCGAGTGGCGCCCCGACGGCGACGGCATCGAGCCCATCGAGGCGTACGGGGCAGTCGGCCGCAAGCCCTGA
- a CDS encoding helix-turn-helix domain-containing protein, with protein MTGRGDIGGSTVRRLQLGARLRELRLAAGVSREAAGYRIRASESKISRMELGRVGFKARDVTDLLLLYGVEDPGEHERLLELTKAANSPSWWHTYGDVLESWFHSYLDLEQAAELIRTYEIQFVPGLLQTEAYASAVIRLAHTNPSQHEVERLAKLRMTRKETLERPDSPTFWAVLDEAVLRRLIGGKEVMREQIVSLLQSCENPNVRLQVIPFDSGGHAAAGGAFSILRFPHEELDDVVYIEHLTSALYLDKREDVDNYAAAFGRLIIEAAPPARTPDILKGVIADLDAL; from the coding sequence GTGACCGGGCGTGGGGACATCGGCGGGTCGACCGTGCGTCGGCTCCAGCTGGGCGCCCGCCTGCGCGAGTTACGCCTCGCCGCCGGGGTGAGCCGGGAAGCCGCCGGCTATCGCATCCGCGCGTCCGAATCCAAGATCAGCCGCATGGAGCTGGGACGCGTCGGCTTCAAGGCGCGCGACGTGACCGACTTGCTGCTGCTCTACGGCGTCGAGGACCCGGGCGAGCACGAACGCCTCCTCGAGCTGACCAAGGCGGCCAACTCGCCCAGCTGGTGGCACACGTACGGGGATGTGCTGGAAAGCTGGTTCCACAGCTATCTCGACCTCGAGCAGGCCGCGGAGCTGATCAGGACGTACGAGATCCAGTTCGTCCCCGGGCTGCTGCAGACCGAGGCGTACGCCAGCGCGGTCATCCGGCTCGCGCACACCAACCCGAGCCAGCACGAGGTCGAACGGCTGGCCAAGCTGCGCATGACCCGCAAGGAGACCCTCGAGCGGCCCGACTCGCCGACGTTCTGGGCGGTGCTCGACGAGGCGGTGCTGCGCCGGCTCATCGGCGGCAAGGAAGTGATGCGCGAGCAGATCGTCTCGCTCCTGCAGTCCTGCGAGAACCCCAACGTACGGCTGCAGGTGATCCCGTTCGACTCCGGCGGGCACGCGGCGGCCGGCGGCGCGTTCAGCATCCTGCGCTTCCCGCACGAAGAGCTCGACGACGTCGTCTACATCGAGCACCTGACCAGCGCGCTCTACCTCGACAAACGCGAGGACGTGGACAACTACGCGGCGGCCTTCGGGCGGCTCATCATCGAGGCGGCCCCACCGGCCCGCACCCCTGACATATTGAAGGGCGTCATCGCCGACCTGGACGCTCTCTGA
- a CDS encoding NAD-dependent epimerase/dehydratase family protein, with protein MVEHVVIGAGSIGTSVANLLVERGERVRVITRSGSGPEHPLVERTPADASDARRLTELTRGAKVIYNCSNPPDYTQWERLLPPLQTAAVAAARANDAVLAGTGSLYAYGAQPGGHMDEHTPMTATGHKGRLRKRLWEQALAAGIRTFEARGSDYVGRNAVSLYSLVLGPAMEKGRPAFVPGRTDMPHTFTYNGDMARTLVTLAQDERAWGRAWHVPSPPAVTIRELARLYAEAAGKPPIRLVPLPRFVLHAAGVVVPIMREMAEMDYQWYAPFRLDATETARTFGLTATALEVAVREQVAGG; from the coding sequence ATGGTGGAGCATGTGGTCATTGGGGCCGGGTCGATCGGCACGAGCGTCGCGAATCTGCTCGTCGAACGCGGCGAGCGGGTACGCGTGATCACCCGGAGCGGGTCGGGTCCCGAGCATCCGCTGGTCGAGCGGACGCCCGCGGACGCCTCCGACGCGCGGCGGCTGACCGAGCTGACCCGCGGCGCAAAGGTGATCTACAACTGCTCGAACCCGCCTGACTACACGCAGTGGGAGCGGCTGCTGCCACCCCTGCAGACGGCCGCCGTCGCCGCTGCCCGGGCGAACGACGCCGTCCTGGCCGGCACCGGCAGCCTCTACGCGTACGGGGCGCAGCCCGGCGGCCACATGGACGAGCACACGCCGATGACCGCAACCGGGCACAAGGGACGTCTGCGCAAGCGACTGTGGGAGCAGGCCCTGGCCGCCGGCATCCGGACGTTCGAGGCGCGCGGCTCCGACTACGTCGGCAGGAACGCGGTCAGCCTGTACTCGCTGGTGCTGGGCCCGGCGATGGAGAAGGGGCGCCCGGCCTTCGTGCCGGGGCGGACGGACATGCCGCACACGTTCACCTACAACGGCGACATGGCCAGGACCCTGGTCACGCTCGCCCAGGACGAGAGGGCGTGGGGCCGTGCGTGGCACGTGCCGTCGCCGCCGGCCGTGACGATCCGCGAACTGGCGCGGCTTTATGCCGAGGCCGCGGGAAAACCGCCGATCCGCCTGGTCCCGCTGCCGCGCTTCGTGTTGCACGCGGCCGGGGTGGTCGTTCCGATCATGCGCGAGATGGCCGAAATGGATTACCAGTGGTACGCGCCGTTCCGGCTGGACGCGACCGAGACGGCCCGCACGTTCGGCCTGACCGCCACCGCCCTCGAGGTCGCGGTGCGGGAACAGGTCGCCGGGGGATAG
- a CDS encoding MBL fold metallo-hydrolase: MREVVDGVFELSLGFVNMHLVVTDDGVVLVDTGLPRNSKRIDRALHQLRKQIGDVTAVLLTHHHFDHTGNVADLRRRSGARVFAHAADAPVITGAITGPQPTGLARLASRLIGRAEPTKLDQLITGDESEPLTGFTALHTPGHTRGHVSFLLDRAGGVLFAGDTASGTRDGKVALGPTQVSADPAEQGRSLAKLAAYDFEHAVFGHGRAVSGRAVERFREYAGEQPK; the protein is encoded by the coding sequence GTGCGTGAAGTGGTGGACGGCGTCTTCGAATTGAGCCTCGGGTTCGTCAACATGCATCTGGTCGTGACCGACGACGGGGTGGTGCTGGTCGACACCGGGCTGCCCCGCAACTCCAAGCGGATCGACCGCGCGCTGCACCAGCTGCGCAAGCAGATCGGCGACGTCACCGCGGTGCTGCTGACCCACCACCACTTCGACCACACCGGGAACGTCGCCGACCTGCGCCGCCGCTCGGGCGCGCGGGTGTTCGCGCACGCGGCCGACGCGCCGGTCATCACCGGCGCGATCACCGGGCCCCAGCCGACCGGGCTGGCCAGGCTGGCGAGCCGGCTGATCGGCCGGGCCGAGCCGACCAAGCTCGACCAGTTGATCACCGGCGACGAGTCGGAGCCACTCACCGGATTCACGGCGCTGCACACCCCGGGGCACACCCGCGGGCACGTGTCGTTCCTGCTCGACCGGGCCGGCGGCGTGCTCTTCGCGGGCGACACGGCCTCGGGAACCCGCGACGGCAAGGTGGCGCTCGGCCCCACCCAGGTGTCGGCCGACCCGGCCGAACAGGGACGCAGCCTGGCGAAACTGGCGGCGTACGACTTCGAGCACGCCGTTTTCGGCCACGGCCGGGCCGTCTCGGGGCGAGCCGTCGAACGATTCCGGGAATACGCCGGAGAACAGCCTAAATGA
- a CDS encoding DUF3817 domain-containing protein: MQPYRIFRITAVAEAFSWAGLLVGMYLKRVAEVTDMGVWLFGRLHGALFVAYIAAAIWAARAERWSLPRTLIGLAASIPPFTSIVFERWVARRRPAEQPGAQPVAG, encoded by the coding sequence GTGCAGCCGTACCGCATCTTCCGCATCACGGCCGTGGCCGAGGCGTTCTCGTGGGCGGGCCTGCTCGTCGGCATGTATTTGAAACGGGTCGCCGAGGTCACCGACATGGGTGTGTGGTTGTTCGGCCGGCTGCACGGGGCGTTGTTCGTCGCCTACATCGCGGCGGCGATCTGGGCGGCCCGGGCCGAGCGGTGGTCGTTGCCACGCACGCTGATCGGTCTGGCCGCGTCGATCCCGCCGTTCACGTCGATCGTGTTCGAGCGCTGGGTCGCCCGGCGCCGTCCGGCCGAGCAGCCGGGGGCGCAGCCGGTCGCCGGCTGA